The DNA window TTACGTTATATGTCAGCGGGATGATGGTGACTGCCTTTGCTCTGCGCAGCATGGAGCTGATGTAAGGCGTTTCCTTGGATTCGAACTCGGCGTCTTCAAGCCATTGAGGCTGATCCCACTTCGGCCCAAGTCCTGCGCCGGATCATCATTGTCGCCACAAAACGCCTGCTAAGCTTGGGGTTATGACATCCACGATGCACGGCAAGTGAGCGATCCGATGGAAACTTATGATGTGGTGGTGATTGGCGGCGGACCAGCTGGCGCAACCGCTGCTAATGATTTGGCTTTGAAAAATCACCGGGTTTTGTTGTTGGATCGTGGCGGGCGCATCAAGCCCTGCGGCGGAGCAATCCCGCCGGTGACCATGACCGAATTCGATTTGCCGGACTCGGTTCTGGTGGCACGCATCCGCAGTGCCTGCATGTTCTCTCCCGCGAATAAGAAAGTCGACATGCCCATCGATGGCGGCTATGTCGGCATGGTGGATCGCGAGCACTTTGATGAATGGCTGCGTAATCGGGCGGCCAGCAATGGCGCGGAACGCCGCAAAGGCTCTTATCTGCGGCTGGATCGCGATGCTGAGGGTCGTGCCATTGTGGTTTATAAAGATGAAGACGGCGCAGAAGTGCAGGTCGGCGCGCGTTCCTTGATCGGGGCCGATGGTGCGCGCTCCGCGGTGGCCCGTCAGAATGTGCCCGGCGCCGACAAAATTCCTTATGTCGCGGCTTATCACGAGATTATCCGCAAGCCGGCGGCCAACAGCGCTGAGTACCATGGCGAGCGCTGCGATGTGTACTACCAAGGTAAGCTTTCCCCAGATTTCTATGCGTGGGTGTTTCCGCACGGCGATACCGTGAGTGTGGGTGTCGGTTCGGCCGTCAAGGGTTTTTCGTTAAAGGGCGCAGTGGCGGAGTTGCGTAAAGACTCTGGTTTGGATGCCAGCGAGACCCTTCGCTGCGAAGGGGCGCCCATTCCGCTGTACCCCATGAAATGCTGGGATAACGGCAAGGATCTGGTGCTGGCGGGTGATGCCGCTGGCGTTGTCGCTCCCGCCTCGGGGGAGGGCATTTTTTACGCCATGACCGGCGGGCGTCTGGCGGGGGAGGCGGTGGCGGAATTCCTGCATTCCGGCAAACCCGCTGCACTGCGTCTGGCGCGCAAGCGCTTTATGAAGGCCCACGGCAAGGTCTTTTGGGTGCTCGGCATCATGCAACGTTTTTGGTACACCAACGACAAACGCCGCGAGCGTTTCGTCAGCCTCTGTCGCGACAAGGACATCCAAGAGCTCACCTGGCAATCCTACATGTACAAAAAGCTGGTGCGCACCCGACCCCTGGCCCACGTCCGCATCTTCTTCAAAGACATGGGCCACCTGCTTGGCCTCTCCCGCGTCTAAAAACGGGGTACGACCCCAAATGGGGTCAGACCCCATTTGGGGTCGTACCCCGCTCTAAGCGATGACCGAAGCATTCGCCAGCGGCCGCATCATCGATGTCATCATCCTCTTGATGTGGCTGGAGGCGGCGCTACTGTGGCTGTGGCATCGGCGCACGGGTAAAGGCTTAGCGCCGCGCGTGATTCTGCCCATCCTGCTCTCTGGTATGGCTTTGATGCTGGCCGTGCGCGCTGCTTTGGTAGGCGCCGATTGGCCGTCCATCGCCTTTTGGCTGCTGTGCGGGCTCTTCGCACACCTTTTGGACTTGCGCCAACGCCTAAGCTAAAAAAGGGGACAGCTAAAAAAGGGGACTGTCCCCCTTTTTTGGGGACTGTCCCCTTTTTTAGTCCCCTTTTTTAGCTGCGCGGGGTGTGGTCGACCGAGGCGGGCCGCTCCAGCGGCTTGGTTTCGGGCACGCCCAGCTCGGTGAAGCGCCGCGCGCTGGGCATGACTTGAGACTCCAAAGAGCCCACGGCCTTGTTGTAGTGGGTGACGGTGCTGCCGATGTGGCTGCCAAGGCGGGTGAGGTGTTCGGTGAACGTGGCCAGGCGCTGATGCAGTTGCTGACCCAGTTCGCGAATTTGTTCGGCGTTGCGGGTCAGTGCCTCCTGGCGCCAGCCGTAAGCCACCGCCCGCATCAAAGCCACCAAGCTCGCCGGCGTGGCCAAAATGACCCGCTGTGACAAGGCGTATTCCAACAGATCCGGGTCCTTCTCCAGCGCAGACGACAACAGGTTATCGCCCGGCACAAACAAAATCACAAAATCCGGCGCCTGCTCAAACTGCGCCCAATAAGCCTTGCCCGCTAGCTCTTTAACCCGCTCGCGAAGCTTGCGCGCATGACGCAGCAAGGCGTCCTCCCGAGCCTCCTTGCTGGTGGCATCCATAGCCGCCAAAAAGGAATCCATCGGCGTTTTCACATCGACAATCAGCATGCGCTCATTGGGCAGGCGAACAATCATATCGGGCCGCAGACGCCCATCCTCGGTGTTAATCGAGACCTCTTCAGAAAAATCACAATGCTCCACTAGCCCCGCCAACTCCGCTAAGCGGCGCAAGCTCAGCTGACCCCATTGACCCCGCACCGTTGGCCGCGATAGCGCTTGCACCAGCTTATTGGTCTCCTGCTGCAGCCGCTGATGGTCCTGAGCCATCTGCCGAATCTGTTCGTTCAAGCCACCAAACGCCTCGCTGCGCGCCTTTTCCATGGCGCTGACCTGCTGCTCGGTTTTCTCTAAGGCCTGCTTGATGGGGTCCAATAAGCTCTGAATAGCCTGCTGGCGTTGCTCCTGCTCGCTGCGGGCTTCTTGGCGAGAGTCTTTGAGCACCTCGGTGGCCATCTGCGCGAACTGATCGCGCATACGCCGCTGCAGCTGCCAATAAACCAAGAGCATCCCCAGCGACAGGCCCAAGACCAACATCGCCGCCGCCAACAAAAGCATTTCACCGCTCATCACAGTGGGGTCTGACCCCATCTCTCCAAAAGGGGTCGTACCCCTTTGTCGAAGATCTCCGGGGGTGATGCGACGAAGTCGTCGGCGCCCCAGGTGTTGGGGGTTTGCGCGGGGTCGATGTAGCCGTAGGCGGCAATCAGGGTGCGCATGCCGGCTGCGCGGCCAGCGGCGATGTCGCGTTCCGCATCACCCACATAGACGCAAGCCTCGGGAGACACGCCGGCTTGCTCACAGGCAAAAAGCAGCGGCAGAGGGTGCGGCTTGCGCTCGGCTGTCGTATCGCCAGAGATGACGGTGGCAGCGCGATCATATAAGCCCATCGACTTGAGCAGGGGATCGGTCAGCCAGCCGGGCTTATTGGTCACCACACCCCAACTTAAACCACTGGCCTCGATGTCATCCAAGAGCCGATCCATACCGTCAAACAAACGGCTATGGACATGCAGATTCTCAGCATAAATCTCCAAAAACCGGGCTACCAAGGCGTCAAAATGTGTCGTATCAATCCCCGGAAAACCCAGGCGCACCATGGCGCCAGAGCCGTGCGAGACATGATTGCGCACCGCCTCAAAAGGCAATGGGGTCAGACCCTGTTCTTGTTGCAGAACCACCAAGGTCTGCCAAAGATCCGGCGCCGTATCGGCTAAAGTCCCATCCAAATCAAACAGAACACTGGCCAAGGCCTAATCCCGAACCGCGTGCGCGAGATAGTTTACATCCACGCCGGGACCCAAATGATAACGCCGCGCTAAGGGGTCATAGTGCAGCCCCATCAAATCCCGCATGCGCAAGTCGGCCGCGCGCATCCACGCCTCCATCTCAGAGGGGCGGATGAAGCGTGCATACTCATGCGTGCCGCGTGGCAACCAACGCAAAACATACTCGGCGCCGACAATCGCCAGCGCAAAAGCCTTGGGTGTGCGGTTCAAGGTCGCTACCACCAAATGTCCACCGGGCTTTAATAGCTGCGCACAGGCCGTCAGCACCGAGCCGGGATCGGGCACATGCTCCAGCATCTCCATACAGGTGACCACATCAAACTGCCCTGGCTTGGCCACCGCCATATCCTCAGCCGAGCGCAGCTGATAATCCACCTCAAGCCCCGATTCAAATAAATGCATGCGCGCCACATCCAAAGCATTCTCACCCAGATCAATGCCCGTCACATGCGCACCGCGCCGCGCCAAGCCCTCGCTGAGCAGCCCGCCGCCACAGCCCACATCCAAAACCTGCAGGCCTTCCAAAGCACCCACACGGCTCTCGATGTAATCCAGGCGCAGCGGATTGATCTCATGCAAAGGCCGATACTCGCCCTGAGGATCCCACCAACGATGCGCCATCTCATCGAACTTGGCGATCTCGCCGGCATCCACATTTGCTTGCGTTTGTGCCATAGCTTAAAAGTCCCTAATCGCTTAATGCCGCGCTGCGGCGATGCGTTTTTGCCACTCTATAATACGCGCACGCAGGTCAGCTTCATCAATGCTGGTTAATCGCCGCTGACGCAGCAGCTGGCGCCCAGCCACCCAAACATCACTGACCTGATGACGACCCACGGCATAGACCAAGTGCGAGATGGGGCTGGTCATCGGCTGACTTTCCAGCTCCGATAAATCCACGGCAATCACATCGGCGGCCTTGCCCGGCACCAGCGAGCCAATCTCATCTGCCAATCCCAAGGCCACTGCACTGTTCAAAGTCGCCATGCGCAGCGTCGTCTCAGCAGGCAAAGCCGCGGCATTACCGCTCACGCCCTTACCCAGCAGAGCCGCCGTGCGCATTTCGCCAAACATATCCAAATCATTATTGCTCGCCGTGCCGTCGGTGCCGATGGCGACATTCACTCCAGCCTCCTGCAAGCGATGCACCGGACAAAAGCCCGAAGCCAGCTTCAGCGACGCCTCCGGGCAATGCAGCACATGCGTCCCAGACTCGGCGAGAAAATCGATTTCCGCATCGGTAAGCTGTGTCATATGCACCGCCAAGAAATTCGGTCCACTGATTCCCAGTTGTGCCAGCTTCTCCAGCGGCCGCATGCCAAAGCGCGCCTGAAACTCATTCACTTCCTGCGCTGTTTCATGCACATGCATATGAATAGGAAGATCAAGTTCATCCGCTAAAACCTTGATTCGACGAAGATTGTCTTCCGACACGGAGTAGGGCGCATGGGGCGCAAAACAAAAGCTCAACAAGGGCTCTGTTTTGTTGCTGTCATAAAGATCCAAACCTTTCTGAATGTACTCATTGGCATCCGAAGCCCAGGCGCTGGCAAAGTCGATCAGGAGCAAGCCAATCGATCCGCGCATCCCCGCTTGGGTGGTCACCTTGGCAGTGACTTCCGGGAAGAAGTACATGTCATTAAAACAAGTCGTGCCGCCACGCAGCTGTTCCGCTAACGCCAAAAGGCTCCCATCATGCGCAAATTCCTCGCTGACATGGCGCGCTTCCATCGGCCAAATATGCTGCTGCAGCCATTCGTATAAAGGCATGTCATCAGCCACCCCGCGCAGCAAGGTCATTGGCGAATGCGTATGGGCATTCACCAACCCCGGCATGAGCGCATGCTCCACAAACTGCTGGTGCTCCGCGGGTTGAAATTGCGTCAACGCTTGGTCGGTCGGTACGAGCGCCACAATGCGTCCATCGTGGATCACCAGGCTGTGGTTTTCTAGAACCGCACCCGAAGGCTCGATCGGCACCACCCAGCGCGCTGACAGCATCAAATCCACGGTTTTCATGCTCAGCAAGATAACCCCCACGCCCGCGCCTGACAAGCGCCCATAAGTTCTGGTCAGAAAGCCAATGGATGCCTACAATGCGCCCATGAAAAATCACGCCCATGACTCCATTCGCGCCATCATCTGGCAAGATCATCACCTACGCCTGCTGGATCAGCGCTGGCTGCCGCAGGAAACCCGCTACCTCGATTTGCACACCGCCAAAGACACGGCCGCAGCGATTCGGGACATGGCGGTGCGCGGTGCGCCGGCGATTGGTGTGACTGCCGCCTATGCCGTTGTTCTGGCCGCGCGTCAGGCCTATGCGCGTTACCGCGAGAACTGGTTGGCGCACATGCAAGAGGATGTAGAGACCCTAGCGCAGGCCCGCCCAACCGCCGTCAATTTGTTTTGGGCCATTGACGTCATGCGCGAGCACTGCGCGGCCATTCCCAAGGGTCAGGATCCTGAAGCGCTGCTATTAGAGGCAGCGACGCGTATCCACGAAGAGGACATCGCCGCCAATCGCCGCATGGGCGAGCTCGGCGCGGCCTTAATCCAAGGCGGGCGTGATGTCCTAACGCATTGCAATACCGGCTCACTGGCCACCGGCGGTTACGGCACCGCCTTGGGCGTGATTCGCAGCGCCTATGCTGCGGGTCACATCCAAACTGTTTTTGCTGATGAAACCCGGCCCTGGCTGCAAGGCGCGCGGCTGACTGCTTGGGAGCTGGTGCAAGATGAGATCCCGGTGTGTCTCCTGTGTGAAGGAGCCGCCGCCAGTTTGATGCGTGAGGGGCGGGTGTCATGGGCGATTGTCGGCGCG is part of the Ectothiorhodosinus mongolicus genome and encodes:
- a CDS encoding geranylgeranyl diphosphate reductase; this translates as METYDVVVIGGGPAGATAANDLALKNHRVLLLDRGGRIKPCGGAIPPVTMTEFDLPDSVLVARIRSACMFSPANKKVDMPIDGGYVGMVDREHFDEWLRNRAASNGAERRKGSYLRLDRDAEGRAIVVYKDEDGAEVQVGARSLIGADGARSAVARQNVPGADKIPYVAAYHEIIRKPAANSAEYHGERCDVYYQGKLSPDFYAWVFPHGDTVSVGVGSAVKGFSLKGAVAELRKDSGLDASETLRCEGAPIPLYPMKCWDNGKDLVLAGDAAGVVAPASGEGIFYAMTGGRLAGEAVAEFLHSGKPAALRLARKRFMKAHGKVFWVLGIMQRFWYTNDKRRERFVSLCRDKDIQELTWQSYMYKKLVRTRPLAHVRIFFKDMGHLLGLSRV
- a CDS encoding DNA recombination protein RmuC, which translates into the protein MSGEMLLLAAAMLVLGLSLGMLLVYWQLQRRMRDQFAQMATEVLKDSRQEARSEQEQRQQAIQSLLDPIKQALEKTEQQVSAMEKARSEAFGGLNEQIRQMAQDHQRLQQETNKLVQALSRPTVRGQWGQLSLRRLAELAGLVEHCDFSEEVSINTEDGRLRPDMIVRLPNERMLIVDVKTPMDSFLAAMDATSKEAREDALLRHARKLRERVKELAGKAYWAQFEQAPDFVILFVPGDNLLSSALEKDPDLLEYALSQRVILATPASLVALMRAVAYGWRQEALTRNAEQIRELGQQLHQRLATFTEHLTRLGSHIGSTVTHYNKAVGSLESQVMPSARRFTELGVPETKPLERPASVDHTPRS
- a CDS encoding HAD family hydrolase, yielding MASVLFDLDGTLADTAPDLWQTLVVLQQEQGLTPLPFEAVRNHVSHGSGAMVRLGFPGIDTTHFDALVARFLEIYAENLHVHSRLFDGMDRLLDDIEASGLSWGVVTNKPGWLTDPLLKSMGLYDRAATVISGDTTAERKPHPLPLLFACEQAGVSPEACVYVGDAERDIAAGRAAGMRTLIAAYGYIDPAQTPNTWGADDFVASPPEIFDKGVRPLLERWGQTPL
- the ubiG gene encoding bifunctional 2-polyprenyl-6-hydroxyphenol methylase/3-demethylubiquinol 3-O-methyltransferase UbiG — protein: MAQTQANVDAGEIAKFDEMAHRWWDPQGEYRPLHEINPLRLDYIESRVGALEGLQVLDVGCGGGLLSEGLARRGAHVTGIDLGENALDVARMHLFESGLEVDYQLRSAEDMAVAKPGQFDVVTCMEMLEHVPDPGSVLTACAQLLKPGGHLVVATLNRTPKAFALAIVGAEYVLRWLPRGTHEYARFIRPSEMEAWMRAADLRMRDLMGLHYDPLARRYHLGPGVDVNYLAHAVRD
- a CDS encoding TRZ/ATZ family hydrolase codes for the protein MKTVDLMLSARWVVPIEPSGAVLENHSLVIHDGRIVALVPTDQALTQFQPAEHQQFVEHALMPGLVNAHTHSPMTLLRGVADDMPLYEWLQQHIWPMEARHVSEEFAHDGSLLALAEQLRGGTTCFNDMYFFPEVTAKVTTQAGMRGSIGLLLIDFASAWASDANEYIQKGLDLYDSNKTEPLLSFCFAPHAPYSVSEDNLRRIKVLADELDLPIHMHVHETAQEVNEFQARFGMRPLEKLAQLGISGPNFLAVHMTQLTDAEIDFLAESGTHVLHCPEASLKLASGFCPVHRLQEAGVNVAIGTDGTASNNDLDMFGEMRTAALLGKGVSGNAAALPAETTLRMATLNSAVALGLADEIGSLVPGKAADVIAVDLSELESQPMTSPISHLVYAVGRHQVSDVWVAGRQLLRQRRLTSIDEADLRARIIEWQKRIAAARH
- the mtnA gene encoding S-methyl-5-thioribose-1-phosphate isomerase, which gives rise to MKNHAHDSIRAIIWQDHHLRLLDQRWLPQETRYLDLHTAKDTAAAIRDMAVRGAPAIGVTAAYAVVLAARQAYARYRENWLAHMQEDVETLAQARPTAVNLFWAIDVMREHCAAIPKGQDPEALLLEAATRIHEEDIAANRRMGELGAALIQGGRDVLTHCNTGSLATGGYGTALGVIRSAYAAGHIQTVFADETRPWLQGARLTAWELVQDEIPVCLLCEGAAASLMREGRVSWAIVGADRIAANGDAANKIGTYSLAVAARHHGVKFMVVAPTTTIDMQAADGDAIPIEQRSADEVLELGGQRVAARGAQAWNPSFDVTPASLIDAIVTEKGVVTEPTREKMQNLMKS